In a single window of the Gemmatimonadaceae bacterium genome:
- a CDS encoding NAD-dependent epimerase/dehydratase family protein, with product MIDYERRSVLVTGGAGFIGSHLVEEFVRRGAEVTVVDNLSTGYTTNLAAVAAR from the coding sequence ATGATTGACTACGAACGGCGTTCGGTTCTCGTGACCGGCGGCGCCGGCTTCATCGGCTCGCACCTAGTGGAGGAATTTGTCCGCCGCGGCGCGGAAGTGACGGTCGTGGATAATTTATCTACCGGCTACACGACTAATCTCGCTGCTGTCGCTGCGCGC